The following coding sequences lie in one Populus trichocarpa isolate Nisqually-1 chromosome 14, P.trichocarpa_v4.1, whole genome shotgun sequence genomic window:
- the LOC7455717 gene encoding uncharacterized protein LOC7455717 isoform X3 translates to MDAIPSFKLILGSASFSRRKILEEMGYEFTISTADIDEKSIREEKPEDLVMTLAEAKADTILQKLPISDYTKDAEPTLLITADQVVVYEGAIREKPASKEEAWEFIKGYSGGHAATVGSVLVTNLKTGFRKGEWDRVEIYFHEIPDEVIEKLIEEGIVLRVAGGLIIEHPLLLPYIKEVVGTTDSVMGLPKALTKKLIEEAL, encoded by the exons ATGGATGCCATTCCTTCTTTTaag TTAATATTGGGGTCGGCCTCATTTTCACGAAGGAAAATATTAGAAGAGATGGGATATGAATTCACAATCTCT ACTGCAGATATTGATGAAAAGAGCATTCGCGAAGAAAAACCAGAAGATTTAGTAATGACTCTTGCTGAGGCCAAG GCTGACACTATTTTGCAAAAGCTCCCAATCAGTGACTACACTAAGGATGCTGAACCAACATTGTTAATTACTGCAGATCAA GTGGTAGTCTATGAAGGTGCGATCAGGGAAAAGCCAGCCAGCAAGGAAGAAGCATGGGAATTTATAAAAG GGTATTCTGGGGGACATGCCGCAACTGTGGGATCAGTTCTTGTCACAAATCTTAAAACTGGATTCAGGAAAGGAGAATGGGACAGAGTGGAG ATCTATTTCCACGAAATACCAGATGAAGTCATTGAGAAGCTg ATTGAAGAGGGAATTGTGCTCAGAGTTGCCGGGGGGCTAATAATTGAGCATCCTTTGTTATTGCCCTACATTAAAGAAGTG GTGGGGACAACTGATAGCGTGATGGGACTCCCCAAAGCTCTCACAAAAAAACTCATTGAGGAGGCTCTCTAG
- the LOC7455717 gene encoding uncharacterized protein LOC7455717 isoform X2, with protein sequence MDAIPSFKLILGSASFSRRKILEEMGYEFTISTADIDEKSIREEKPEDLVMTLAEAKADAIIANLRTTTMNNQQDKDEEPTILVAADTVVVYEGAIREKPASKEEAWEFIKGYSGGHAATVGSVLVTNLKTGFRKGEWDRVEIYFHEIPDEVIEKLIEEGIVLRVAGGLIIEHPLLLPYIKEVVGTTDSVMGLPKALTKKLIEEAL encoded by the exons ATGGATGCCATTCCTTCTTTTaag TTAATATTGGGGTCGGCCTCATTTTCACGAAGGAAAATATTAGAAGAGATGGGATATGAATTCACAATCTCT ACTGCAGATATTGATGAAAAGAGCATTCGCGAAGAAAAACCAGAAGATTTAGTAATGACTCTTGCTGAGGCCAAG GCTGATGCTATTATAGCAAATTTACGAACTACTACTATGAATAATCAACAAGACAAGGATGAGGAACCCACTATTTTGGTTGCCGCCGACAct GTGGTAGTCTATGAAGGTGCGATCAGGGAAAAGCCAGCCAGCAAGGAAGAAGCATGGGAATTTATAAAAG GGTATTCTGGGGGACATGCCGCAACTGTGGGATCAGTTCTTGTCACAAATCTTAAAACTGGATTCAGGAAAGGAGAATGGGACAGAGTGGAG ATCTATTTCCACGAAATACCAGATGAAGTCATTGAGAAGCTg ATTGAAGAGGGAATTGTGCTCAGAGTTGCCGGGGGGCTAATAATTGAGCATCCTTTGTTATTGCCCTACATTAAAGAAGTG GTGGGGACAACTGATAGCGTGATGGGACTCCCCAAAGCTCTCACAAAAAAACTCATTGAGGAGGCTCTCTAG
- the LOC7455717 gene encoding uncharacterized protein LOC7455717 isoform X1: MDAIPSFKLILGSASFSRRKILEEMGYEFTISTADIDEKSIREEKPEDLVMTLAEAKADAIIANLRTTTMNNQQDKDEEPTILVAADTADTILQKLPISDYTKDAEPTLLITADQVVVYEGAIREKPASKEEAWEFIKGYSGGHAATVGSVLVTNLKTGFRKGEWDRVEIYFHEIPDEVIEKLIEEGIVLRVAGGLIIEHPLLLPYIKEVVGTTDSVMGLPKALTKKLIEEAL, encoded by the exons ATGGATGCCATTCCTTCTTTTaag TTAATATTGGGGTCGGCCTCATTTTCACGAAGGAAAATATTAGAAGAGATGGGATATGAATTCACAATCTCT ACTGCAGATATTGATGAAAAGAGCATTCGCGAAGAAAAACCAGAAGATTTAGTAATGACTCTTGCTGAGGCCAAG GCTGATGCTATTATAGCAAATTTACGAACTACTACTATGAATAATCAACAAGACAAGGATGAGGAACCCACTATTTTGGTTGCCGCCGACAct GCTGACACTATTTTGCAAAAGCTCCCAATCAGTGACTACACTAAGGATGCTGAACCAACATTGTTAATTACTGCAGATCAA GTGGTAGTCTATGAAGGTGCGATCAGGGAAAAGCCAGCCAGCAAGGAAGAAGCATGGGAATTTATAAAAG GGTATTCTGGGGGACATGCCGCAACTGTGGGATCAGTTCTTGTCACAAATCTTAAAACTGGATTCAGGAAAGGAGAATGGGACAGAGTGGAG ATCTATTTCCACGAAATACCAGATGAAGTCATTGAGAAGCTg ATTGAAGAGGGAATTGTGCTCAGAGTTGCCGGGGGGCTAATAATTGAGCATCCTTTGTTATTGCCCTACATTAAAGAAGTG GTGGGGACAACTGATAGCGTGATGGGACTCCCCAAAGCTCTCACAAAAAAACTCATTGAGGAGGCTCTCTAG
- the LOC7464426 gene encoding probable LRR receptor-like serine/threonine-protein kinase At2g16250 — translation MKGFLLVTILVLHQCTLGQQDFFKSRIERSALLDLRSSLGIRSTDWPIKSNPCKKWTGIQCRNGRVTGINISGFKRTRAGRLNPSFSVGSLANLTFLESFNASGFSLPGSIPDWFGYRLGSLKVLDLRSSSVTGPIPASLGNLTGLNALYLANNDLAGSMPAALGQLMQLLVLDLSRNSLTGLIPNDFGFLRNLSCLDLSSNHFSGSIPSTFGSISGLQFLNVSDNSLVGSVPVELGNLSHLVKLNLGVNVLSGSLPVEFRRLRNLEMLVLRHNRLEGRLPDGLFSSLGKLRVLELRENKFDGALPGALWSLRNLQVLDVSANNFTGDLSNFSFKGHASGAVFNLSNNQLYGTTACLSGNYTSIDLSGNYFQGKVPRISPSNGSLDMNCLQAVPDQRRLEDCSLFYAGRGLTFDYFGNPEPRQQLLPTPAPRRRKQWIYILVVLLGGVGFLAFFILVIVLVLRKCNYAISNERGSADVGPVPEGDSPPLPKDPTSVSSLGESFTYAQLRSLTGEFSERNLIRHGHSGDLYQGFLEGGIPIVVKRINLHSLKKDSYVTELEFFSKYSHARLIPLLGHCLENENQKLLVYKYMPNGDLAESLFRVTNFDDNGLQSLDWITRLKIAIGAAEGLSYLHHECNPPLVHRDVQASSILLDDKFEVRLGSLSEIRIHEGDSHQSVLTRFLRKSQSSVSDPGTSGSSPITCAHDVYCFGKVLLELVTGKLGISKSDDATTKEWLEQTLVQISLYDKELVAKIVDPSLIIDEDLLEEVWAMTVVARSCLNPKPSKRPPMKYVLKALENPLKVVREDSYSSERLRTTSSRRSWSAAFFGSWRHSSENVTVLGHANREGISGLKQPVRVGSQGSGRIEHSSSNKRLSNEIFPELLEMQDMERLDEH, via the exons aTGAAAGGATTTCTTTTAGTCACAATCTTGGTGTTGCATCAGTGCACGTTGGGTCAGCAAGATTTCTTCAAGTCAAGAATTGAACGGTCGGCATTGCTTGATCTCCGGTCGTCGTTGGGGATAAGAAGCACAGACTGGCCGATAAAATCCAACCCCTGCAAGAAATGGACAGGAATCCAGTGCAGAAACGGGCGGGTCACTGGGATAAATATATCCGGGTTTAAGCGGACTCGGGCCGGGCGTTTAAACCCCAGTTTCAGTGTTGGTTCTTTGGCTAATTTGACTTTCTTGGAGTCTTTTAATGCTTCAGGGTTTTCACTTCCTGGTTCAATTCCGGATTGGTTTGGTTACCGGCTTGGTTCTTTGAAGGTTTTGGATCTCCGGTCTAGTTCAGTTACCGGGCCGATTCCTGCTTCGCTTGGTAATTTAACTGGACTCAATGCTTTATATCTAGCTAATAATGATCTTGCTGGTAGTATGCCTGCTGCATTGGGGCAGTTAATGCAATTATTAGTTCTTGATCTTTCAAGGAATTCACTTACTGGGCTAATTCCAaatgattttggatttcttagAAATCTATCATGCCTTGACCTTTCTTCGAATCACTTTTCTGGATCCATACCATCTACTTTTGGTAGTATTTCTGGGCTGCAATTCTTGAATGTATCTGATAATAGTCTTGTGGGTTCGGTGCCTGTTGAATTGGGCAATCTTTCTCACTTGGTTAAGCTTAATCTTGGTGTGAATGTGTTATCCGGGTCGTTGCCTGTAGAGTTTAGGCGGTTGAGGAATTTGGAAATGTTGGTGTTGAGGCATAATAGATTGGAGGGTAGATTGCCTGATGGTTTGTTTTCGAGTCTTGGTAAATTGAGAGTTTTGGAGTTGAGAGAGAATAAATTTGATGGTGCTCTTCCCGGTGCGTTGTGGTCGTTGCGGAATTTGCAGGTTCTTGATGTTTCTGCTAATAATTTTACAGGTGATTTGTCAAACTTTAGTTTCAAGGGTCATGCCAGTGGTGCTGTGTTTAATCTTTCGAACAATCAGTTATATGGAACTACGGCTTGTTTATCTGGTAACTATACTTCCATTGATTTGTCTGGTAATTATTTCCAAGGAAAGGTTCCTCGTATTAGTCCAAGCAATGGTAGCCTTGACATGAACTGCCTTCAGGCGGTCCCTGATCAGAGAAGGTTGGAGGATTGTAGTTTGTTTTATGCTGGGAGAGGCTtaacttttgattattttggaAATCCAGAACCAAGACAGCAACTGTTACCAACTCCTGCCCCAAGGAGACGCAAACAATGGATATACATTTTGGTGGTATTGCTTGGTGGAGTTGGTTTCCTTGCGTTTTTTATACTGGTGATAGTATTGGTCCTTAGGAAGTGTAATTATGCCATTTCAAATGAAAGAGGAAGCGCAGATGTAGGGCCTGTTCCAGAGGGAGATAGCCCACCACTTCCTAAGGATCCTACTAGCGTATCTAGTCTGGGAGAGTCATTTACATACGCACAGTTGCGCAGTCTGACTGGTGAATTTAGTGAAAGAAATCTCATTAGACATGGTCACTCTGGAGATCTCTACCAGGGTTTTCTGGAAGGAGGAATTCCCATAGTTGTCAAAAGGATCAATTTGCATAGCTTGAAAAAGGATTCCTACGTGACTGAATTAGAGTTTTTCAGCAAGTATTCTCATGCACGCTTGATCCCGCTTTTGGGACATTGTTTGGAAAACGAAAATCAGAAGCTTTTGGTGTACAAATATATGCCAAATGGAGACTTAGCTGAATCTTTGTTCAGGGTTACCAATTTTGACGACAATGGTTTGCAGTCCCTCGATTGGATCACGAGACTGAAAATTGCAATAGGAGCTGCTGAAGGCCTTTCTTACCTACACCACGAGTGTAACCCTCCCCTTGTTCATAG AGATGTTCAAGCGAGCAGTATCCTTCTTGATGATAAGTTTGAGGTTCGACTTGGAAGCTTGAGCGAGATTCGCATCCACGAAGGGGATTCACACCAAAGTGTTCTCACAAGGTTCTTGCGGAAGTCCCA ATCCTCTGTCTCTGATCCAGGAACTTCTG GCTCGTCCCCGATTACTTGTGCACATGATGTGTATTGTTTTGGTAAGGTCTTGCTTGAGCTCGTTACGGGCAAGCTTGGCATCAGCAAATCAGATGATGCTACCACAAAAGAGTGGTTAGAACAGACGCTGGTGCAGATCAGTTTATATGACAAGGAACTGGTGGCAAAGATTGTTGACCCATCTCTGATCATAGATGAAGATTTATTGGAAGAGGTATGGGCAATGACCGTCGTGGCCAGGTCATGCCTTAATCCCAAACCTTCTAAACGTCCTCCGATGAAATATGTTCTCAAAGCATTGGAAAACCCTCTGAAAGTGGTGAGAGAGGACAGTTATAGCTCAGAGAGGCTGAGAACAACTTCATCTAGGAGATCTTGGAGTGCTGCTTTTTTTGGTAGTTGGAGACACAGCTCAGAAAATGTCACAGTTCTAGGCCATGCTAACCGAGAGGGGATCAGTGGCTTAAAGCAGCCAGTGAGAGTTGGATCTCAAGGCAGTGGTCGGATTGAGCATTCATCTTCTAATAAAAGGTTATCCAACGAAATTTTCCCTGAGCTGCTTGAAATGCAAGATATGGAGAGGCTAGATGAGCATTAG